From a region of the Zingiber officinale cultivar Zhangliang chromosome 10B, Zo_v1.1, whole genome shotgun sequence genome:
- the LOC122030307 gene encoding protein SRC2-like — MAGYRTLEVTLVSAKDLNDVNVFSKMDVYAVVCLAGDPRSAQRTPTDKDGGKNPSWNATLRFFVPVDPASAAGLLVHVVLRSERALGDRDIGEVHIPMKELLGEGNTALPHYVSYQVRKSDSGKPKGILKLSYRFLEPSVPSNYAIASPSPVEYPAAVPPPPAGYPVPGTDHKPLDPPAKAYAAAGTSATAYPPVGKDSKVGEPVTAYPAPGSSGAAYPYSAPASAHPQPGPPGVYPPYGAPPQYGYAPPPPGYGYPPPPQYGYGPPPVGYGYPPPPQYGYGATAPPKKSKFGAGLGAGLLGGALGGILVGDMISDASAYDAGYDAGFDDAGF, encoded by the coding sequence ATGGCGGGGTACCGGACGCTCGAGGTGACGCTGGTCTCCGCCAAGGACCTCAACGATGTCAACGTTTTCAGCAAGATGGACGTCTACGCCGTCGTATGCCTAGCTGGCGATCCCCGATCCGCCCAGCGCACTCCCACCGACAAGGACGGTGGTAAGAATCCCTCGTGGAACGCCACTCTCCGCTTCTTCGTCCCCGTCGACCCGGCTTCCGCCGCCGGCCTCCTCGTCCACGTCGTCCTCAGATCTGAGCGCGCCCTCGGCGATCGGGACATCGGCGAGGTACATATCCCCATGAAGGAGCTCCTTGGCGAAGGGAACACGGCATTACCCCACTACGTCAGTTACCAAGTCCGGAAGTCCGACTCTGGTAAGCCCAAGGGCATTCTTAAACTCTCCTACAGGTTTCTTGAACCTTCCGTCCCCTCTAACTATGCGATCGCCTCACCGAGTCCCGTCGAGTACCCTGCCGCTGTGCCGCCTCCGCCTGCTGGCTACCCCGTGCCTGGGACAGATCACAAGCCTCTCGATCCGCCGGCGAAAGCGTACGCCGCGGCGGGGACCAGCGCCACTGCATACCCTCCAGTAGGGAAGGACTCCAAGGTCGGTGAGCCCGTCACCGCTTACCCTGCGCCTGGTAGCAGCGGGGCCGCTTACCCCTATTCAGCACCCGCCTCTGCCCATCCACAGCCGGGTCCACCGGGAGTTTACCCACCCTACGGTGCTCCGCCACAGTACGGATACGCCCCTCCTCCACCCGGATATGGGTATCCGCCTCCGCCCCAGTATGGCTACGGACCTCCTCCGGTGGGGTACGGATACCCGCCTCCGCCGCAATACGGTTACGGGGCCACTGCACCGCCAAAGAAGAGCAAGTTCGGGGCCGGACTGGGTGCGGGTCTTCTAGGCGGCGCCCTCGGCGGCATCCTCGTCGGTGATATGATATCGGACGCATCGGCATACGACGCGGGATACGACGCAGGCTTCGACGACGCCGGCTTCTAA